A genomic window from Solanum stenotomum isolate F172 chromosome 10, ASM1918654v1, whole genome shotgun sequence includes:
- the LOC125878283 gene encoding aspartate aminotransferase, chloroplastic isoform X2, with amino-acid sequence MASTMFSLASVTPSASISLQDNLKPKLKLGTSSQRAFPRKDFMKAKSNGRTTMAVAVNVSRFEGITMAPPDPILGVSEAFKADTNELKLNLGVGAYRTEDLQPYVLNVVKKAENLILERGENKEYLPIEGLAAFNKVTAELLFGKDNPVLQQQRVATIQGLSGTGSLRIAAALIERYFPGSKILISSPTWGNHKNIFNDARVPWSEYRYYDPKTVGLDFAGMIEDIKAAPEGSFILLHGCAHNPTGIDPTPEQWEKIADVIQEKNHIPFFDVAYQGFASGSLDEDASSVRMFAARGMELLVAQSYSKNLGLYGERIGAINVLCSSASAATRVKSQLKRLARPMYSNPPIHGAKIVANVVGTPELFSEWKEEMEMMAGRIKSVRQKLYDSLSAKDKSGKDWSFVLKQIGMFSFTGLNKAQSENMADKWHVYMTKDGRISLAGLSAAKCEYLADAIIDSYYNVS; translated from the exons ATGGCTTCCACAATGTTCTCTCTAGCTTCTGTCACTCCTTCAGCTTCAATTTCCTTGCAAGATAATCTCAAG CCAAAGCTGAAGCTAGGGACTTCTAGCCAAAGGGCCTTTCCCAGGAAGGACTTCATGAAGGCAAAG TCAAATGGTCGGACTACTATGGCTGTTGCTGTTAACGTCTCTCGATTTGAGGGAATAACAATGGCTCCCCCTGACCCCATTCTTGGAGTCTCTGAAGCATTCAAGGCTGATACAAATGAACTGAAGCTTAACCTTGGAGTTGGAGCTTACCGCACAGAGGATCTTCAACCATATGTCCTCAATGTTGTTAAGAAA GCAGAGAACCTTATCCTGGAGAGAGGAGAAAACAAAGAG TATCTTCCAATAGAAGGTTTGGCTGCATTCAACAAAGTCACAGCAGAGTTATTGTTTGGAAAAGATAACCCGGTGCTTCAGCAACAAAGG GTGGCTACAATTCAAGGTCTATCAGGAACTGGGTCATTGCGTATTGCTGCAGCACTGATAGAGCGTTACTTCCCTGGCTCTAAGATTTTGATATCATCTCCAACATGGG GAAAtcataaaaacatttttaatgatGCCAGAGTACCTTGGTCTGAATATCGATATTATGATCCCAAAACAGTTGGCCTTGACTTTGCTGGGATGATAGAAGATATAAAG GCTGCCCCAGAAGGATCATTTATCTTGCTCCACGGCTGTGCACACAACCCAACTGGTATTGATCCCACACCTGAGCAATGGGAAAAGATCGCTGATGTAATTCAGGAGAAGAACCACATTCCATTTTTTGATGTTGCCTACCAG GGATTTGCAAGTGGCAGCCTTGACGAAGATGCCTCATCTGTGAGAATGTTTGCTGCACGTGGTATGGAGCTTTTGGTTGCTCAATCATATAGTAAAAATCTGGGTCTCTATGGAGAAAGGATTGGGGCTATTAATGTTCTTTGCTCATCTGCTTCTGCAGCAACAAG GGTGAAAAGCCAGCTAAAAAGGCTTGCTCGACCAATGTACTCCAATCCTCCCATTCACGGTGCTAAAATTGTTGCCAATGTCGTTGGAACTCCAGAGCTCTTCAGTGAATGGAAAGAAGAGATGGAAATGATGGCAGGGAGGATAAAGAGTGTTAGACAGAAGCTATATGATAGCCTCTCCGCCAAGGATAAGAGTGGAAAGGACTGGTCGTTCGTTCTGAAGCAGATAGGAATGTTCTCCTTCACAGGTCTCAACAAAGCTCAG AGCGAGAACATGGCCGATAAGTGGCATGTGTACATGACAAAAGATGGGAGGATATCCTTGGCTGGATTATCGGCTGCTAAATGTGAATATCTTGCTGATGCCATCATTGACTCATACTACAATGTGAGCTAA
- the LOC125878283 gene encoding aspartate aminotransferase, chloroplastic isoform X1 yields MPSSSFTMASTMFSLASVTPSASISLQDNLKPKLKLGTSSQRAFPRKDFMKAKSNGRTTMAVAVNVSRFEGITMAPPDPILGVSEAFKADTNELKLNLGVGAYRTEDLQPYVLNVVKKAENLILERGENKEYLPIEGLAAFNKVTAELLFGKDNPVLQQQRVATIQGLSGTGSLRIAAALIERYFPGSKILISSPTWGNHKNIFNDARVPWSEYRYYDPKTVGLDFAGMIEDIKAAPEGSFILLHGCAHNPTGIDPTPEQWEKIADVIQEKNHIPFFDVAYQGFASGSLDEDASSVRMFAARGMELLVAQSYSKNLGLYGERIGAINVLCSSASAATRVKSQLKRLARPMYSNPPIHGAKIVANVVGTPELFSEWKEEMEMMAGRIKSVRQKLYDSLSAKDKSGKDWSFVLKQIGMFSFTGLNKAQSENMADKWHVYMTKDGRISLAGLSAAKCEYLADAIIDSYYNVS; encoded by the exons ATgccctcttcttcttttacg ATGGCTTCCACAATGTTCTCTCTAGCTTCTGTCACTCCTTCAGCTTCAATTTCCTTGCAAGATAATCTCAAG CCAAAGCTGAAGCTAGGGACTTCTAGCCAAAGGGCCTTTCCCAGGAAGGACTTCATGAAGGCAAAG TCAAATGGTCGGACTACTATGGCTGTTGCTGTTAACGTCTCTCGATTTGAGGGAATAACAATGGCTCCCCCTGACCCCATTCTTGGAGTCTCTGAAGCATTCAAGGCTGATACAAATGAACTGAAGCTTAACCTTGGAGTTGGAGCTTACCGCACAGAGGATCTTCAACCATATGTCCTCAATGTTGTTAAGAAA GCAGAGAACCTTATCCTGGAGAGAGGAGAAAACAAAGAG TATCTTCCAATAGAAGGTTTGGCTGCATTCAACAAAGTCACAGCAGAGTTATTGTTTGGAAAAGATAACCCGGTGCTTCAGCAACAAAGG GTGGCTACAATTCAAGGTCTATCAGGAACTGGGTCATTGCGTATTGCTGCAGCACTGATAGAGCGTTACTTCCCTGGCTCTAAGATTTTGATATCATCTCCAACATGGG GAAAtcataaaaacatttttaatgatGCCAGAGTACCTTGGTCTGAATATCGATATTATGATCCCAAAACAGTTGGCCTTGACTTTGCTGGGATGATAGAAGATATAAAG GCTGCCCCAGAAGGATCATTTATCTTGCTCCACGGCTGTGCACACAACCCAACTGGTATTGATCCCACACCTGAGCAATGGGAAAAGATCGCTGATGTAATTCAGGAGAAGAACCACATTCCATTTTTTGATGTTGCCTACCAG GGATTTGCAAGTGGCAGCCTTGACGAAGATGCCTCATCTGTGAGAATGTTTGCTGCACGTGGTATGGAGCTTTTGGTTGCTCAATCATATAGTAAAAATCTGGGTCTCTATGGAGAAAGGATTGGGGCTATTAATGTTCTTTGCTCATCTGCTTCTGCAGCAACAAG GGTGAAAAGCCAGCTAAAAAGGCTTGCTCGACCAATGTACTCCAATCCTCCCATTCACGGTGCTAAAATTGTTGCCAATGTCGTTGGAACTCCAGAGCTCTTCAGTGAATGGAAAGAAGAGATGGAAATGATGGCAGGGAGGATAAAGAGTGTTAGACAGAAGCTATATGATAGCCTCTCCGCCAAGGATAAGAGTGGAAAGGACTGGTCGTTCGTTCTGAAGCAGATAGGAATGTTCTCCTTCACAGGTCTCAACAAAGCTCAG AGCGAGAACATGGCCGATAAGTGGCATGTGTACATGACAAAAGATGGGAGGATATCCTTGGCTGGATTATCGGCTGCTAAATGTGAATATCTTGCTGATGCCATCATTGACTCATACTACAATGTGAGCTAA